One Oryza sativa Japonica Group chromosome 8, ASM3414082v1 DNA window includes the following coding sequences:
- the LOC4345589 gene encoding nucleobase-ascorbate transporter 6, translating into MAGGGAAPPPKQEELQPHQVKDQLPSVSYCITSPPPWPEAVILGFQHYIVMLGTSVIIPSALVPQMGGGNEEKARVIQTLLFVAGINTLCQSFFGTRLPAVMGGSYTIVAPTISIILAGRYSNEADPHEKFLRTMRGTQGALIIASTIQIILGFSGLWRNVVRLLSPLSAVPLISLAGFGLYELGFPGVAKCVEIGLPEIILLLVFSQYLPHVIHVAKPVFDRFAVIFTIAIVWLYAYILTASGAYKNARPKTQVHCRVDRSGIISGAPWIRVPFPFQWGAPTFDAGESFAMMMASFVALVESTGTFIAVSRYASATMIPPSVLGRGIGWQGIGTLIGAFFGTANGTAVSVENAGLLALTHVGSRRVVQISAGFMIFFSILGKFGAIFASIPLPIFAALYCIFFAYIGACGLSFLQFCNLNSFRTKFIVGFSFFMGLSVPQYFNEYTSVAGYGPVHTGARWFNDMINVPFASKPFVAGLIAYFLDNTIQRRDNGVRRDRGYHWWDKFRSFKTDTRSEEFYSLPFNLNKFFPSV; encoded by the exons atggccggaggaggggcggcgccgccgccgaagcaggAGGAGTTGCAGCCTCACCAGGTGAAGGACCAGCTGCCCAGCGTGTCCTACTGCATCACCAGCCCACCGCCATGGC CTGAGGCCGTCATACTTGGATTCCAGCACTACATTGTGATGCTGGGCACATCAGTGATTATTCCCAGTGCTCTTGTTCCCCAGATGGGAGGTGGAAAT GAGGAGAAGGCTCGGGTGATTCAGACGCTGCTGTTCGTTGCCGGGATAAACACCCTCTGCCAATCGTTCTTCGGGACTCGTCTTCCAGCTGTGATGGGAGGATCGTACACCATTGTTGCGCCGACAATTTCCATCATATTGGCTGGCCGCTATAGCAATGAAGCAGATCCTCATGAG AAATTCTTGCGGACAATGCGAGGAACACAAGGTGCTCTCATCATTGCATCGACAATCCAGATCATACTTGGTTTCAGTGGTCTCTGGCGCAATGTAGTTAG ACTTCTTAGTCCATTGTCTGCTGTTCCTTTGATCTCACTTGCTGGATTTGGCCTCTATGAGCTTGGTTTTCCAGGG GTTGCAAAGTGCGTGGAAATTGGGCTCCCAGAAATCATTCTACTGCTTGTATTTTCTCAG TATTTACCCCATGTCATACATGTGGCAAAGCCCGTGTTCGACCGGTTTGCTGTGATTTTCACCATTGCTATTGTGTGGCTGTATGCATACATTCTAACTGCTAGTGGCGCATACAAGAATGCCCGGCCGAAGACACAAGTGCACTGTCGTGTTGATCGCTCTGGAATTATCAGTGGAGCTCCATG GATAAGAGTTCCTTTCCCTTTTCAATGGGGGGCTCCAACATTTGATGCTGGTGAATCTTTTGCCATGATGATGGCCTCATTTGTTGCTCTTGTAGAG TCAACTGGGACCTTCATTGCTGTGTCAAGATATGCAAGTGCGACTATGATACCTCCATCAGTGCTTGGTCGTGGAATTGGTTGGCAG GGTATTGGTACTTTAATAGGTGCATTTTTCGGGACAGCCAATGGAACTGCTGTATCAGT GGAAAATGCCGGTTTGCTAGCTTTGACACATGTTGGCAGCCGGAGAGTAGTGCAAATATCTGCTGGCTTCATGATCTTCTTTTCTATCCTTG GGAAATTCGGAGCAATCTTTGCGTCAATTCCCTTACCAATATTCGCTGCACTGTATTGCATCTTCTTTGCATATATTG GTGCCTGTGGTCTGAGCTTCCTTCAGTTCTGCAATCTCAACAGCTTCAGGACCAAGTTCATTGTGGGGTTCTCGTTCTTCATGGGCTTATCGGTTCCTCAGTACTTCAACGAGTATACATCGGTTGCCGGTTATGGTCCAGTGCACACCGGCGCTCGATGG TTCAATGACATGATAAATGTACCCTTCGCGTCAAAGCCGTTCGTCGCAGGGCTCATTGCGTACTTCCTAGACAACACTATCCAGAGGCGCGACAATGGGGTGAGGAGAGACAGGGGATACCACTGGTGGGACAAGTTCAGGAGCTTCAAGACGGACACCCGGAGCGAGGAGTTCTACTCTCTGCCGTTCAACTTGAACAAGTTCTTCCCTTCCGTGTGA
- the LOC4345590 gene encoding uncharacterized protein: protein MGNCQAAEVAAVVIQHPGGKVERLYWPATAADVMRSNPGHYVALVLLRVSASSSGGGGGGKAEHSAVGAAVGDESGGAAAKITKIKLLKPKETLLLGKVYRLVTSQEVTKALQARRQEKMRRCKEVTDHHHRQPQTGDSAAAGEEQRRPSDHQERKPAEKDRHRSSGGGGGGRGRNWRPSLQSISESAS from the exons atggggaattgccaggcggcggaggtggcggcggtggtgatcCAGCACCCGGGCGGCAAGGTGGAGCGGCTTTACTGGCCGGCCACCGCGGCGGACGTCATGCGCAGCAACCCAGGCCACTACGTCGCCCTCGTGTTGCTCCGTGtctccgcctcctcgtccggtggtggcggtggcggcaaggCCGAACACTCCGCCGTcggagcggccgtcggcgacgagtccggaggggcggcggcgaagatcACCAAGATCAAGCTGCTCAAGCCCAAGGAGACGCTGCTCCTCGGCAAGGTCTACCGCCTCGTCACCTCCCAAG AGGTGACCAAGGCGCTGCAGGCGAGGCGGCAGGAGAAGATGCGGCGGTGCAAGGAGGTCaccgaccaccaccaccggcaacCGCAGACCggcgactccgccgccgccggagaagaaCAGAGGCGACCCTCCGATCACCAG GAGCGGAAGCCGGCGGAGAAAGACCGGcaccggagcagcggcggcggcggcggcggcagagggcgGAATTGGCGGCCGTCGCTGCAGAGCATCTCGGAGTCGGCGAGCTGA